The genomic region GTGATTGTGGAGGCCAGGTCATCTGACGCAGCACTCCATCACTCTGCTTTTTGGTCAAATAGCCCTTACATagcctggaggtgtgtttggagtcattgtcctgttgaaaTACAAATGCTGCTCCCACTAAGCGCAAACCAGATGGGATGGCATTTCGCTGTGGTAGCCATGCTGGTTAAGCATGCCTTGAATTTTGAATAAATCACCAAGTGTCACCAGCAAAGCACCCCCACACCTCCTCTTCCATGCTTCATGGTGGGAACCACATATGTAGAAACCATCCGCTCACCTTTTCTGCGTCTTACAAAGACACGGCGGGTGGAACCAAAAATCTCAAATTTGGACTCATCGGACCAAAGTACAGATTTCCACTGGTTTAATGTCTATTCCTTGTGTTTCTTGGCCCAAGCAAgtctctttttgttgttgttcttcctcaGTAGTGGCTTCTTTGCAGCAATTCGACCATGAGGATGAGGGCCTGATTCACGCACTCATCTGAACAGTTGATGTTGAGATGTGTCTGCTACTTGAACTCTGCGAAGCATTTATGTGGGCTCTAATCTGAGGTGCTGTTAATTTGCGGTTTCTGAGGCTGGTAACTCTAATGAACTTATCCTCGGCAGCAGAGGTAACTCTTAGTCTTCCTGTCCTGGGGCGGTCCTCATGAGAGCCAGTTTCATCATAGCGTTTGATGGttttcactgcactgcacttgAGGATACATTCAAAGTTCTTGAAATCTTCCGGATTGACTGACCTTCCGGTCTTAAAATAATGATGGACTGTTGTTTCTCTTTACTTAGTTGAGTGGTTCTTGCCATAATATGGATTAGAACTGTAGTCGAATAGGCCTATTCACCGTATAGAGTTGTGCACCAACCCTgcctctgcacaacacaactgatggtCTCCAACACATTAAGAAGGCAAGAAATTCCACAAATTAACTCTTGACAAGGCACACCTGTTAATTGAAAACCATTCCATGACTACCTCGTGAAGCCGCTtgaaagaatgccaagagtgtgcaaagctgtcatcaaagcaaaaggtggctactttgaagaatctaaaatataaaacatattctgtttttttttttaacactttttttgtttacaacATAATTCCATGTGTCCcttcatagttttgatgtcttcaatattaatctGCAACGtagcaaaacatttaaataaagaaaaaccattgaatgagaaggtgtgtccaaacttttgactggtactgtagtcAAAAGTTAAGTTGGTTTGTTAAAAGTCCAGGAGATTTTACAGAGCAAGCTAAATTACATTTGTATTAGACTAAATGTTAAACACTCAATAACCAAAAAAAGcttgaaaatacacacatacatacttccCACTATTCTGACAGTTGTCTGCTGTCTGTGAAATAAAAGTCCTGACATTCTAAGCACTTCCATAATATGTGAAAGATACAAATAACTTTATTGAGTGAATTGAACAAAGACAGACAAGAGAGTAAAACACACATGTTCTCCGTTGACAACTGCTACTTAACATACTTCTCCATAAACTTTTTGTGAAACTCAGAGCGAAGGGTGTCATTGATGAAACGTTTCTCTTTCCGGGCCTCATCGACTCCTTTGGCACAGTTCTTGAAAACCACGTCATCATCCCACCTGAAAATGAAAGAAACCGTGAGGTTCATTTTTTTACATGTCACATCATAGAGAATGACTAGAGAATTTCAGGGCAGTCCAGCGGTCATTATTGAAAAATAACACGCAAATAGAAATGTAAAgcttcaggtgttgcgtagcaacccattacttgctgacttccaagatacaatgactttgttacgttaaatgaccggaataCTTGTGGTATGATATGCAGGATGTGAAtttgaagcacaaaacctgATGCCAGTGGCAacggtcattcattttttgcagcgatcaatataaagaaatatcagaccccTGTTGGGgttggcccattcaaatcaattgaactttttgcaacattctgaggtgCCGTATAATAAGTATCAATAAGATTACCTCCTCTTCACTTGGAAGGACGCCTGGGTCTGTGCTGCCTGTTGCTGCCCTGCCAGGTTAAGCAGTGGATTTCCGCTCAGGATGTTCTCCATTCggatcctctcctcttctgccttctgctccctctcctACAACACAGGCAACCACGCAACAGTAGATTTACACATTTTACAGATTTCCATCTTGTTCCTCTGTATCATTTTATATTAGTGTGCAGAGAAGATGTGGGGCTCTAGATGAATATCGAGATAAGTCTAAAAGACATGACTGTTGGTGTACAGCACTTTGTAACTGCTTacctttctctcctgctcttctgcCCTCTCCTTCTTAATTTTGTCCAGTTCAGCTAACAGGGCAGCAGTGTCATCATCGCTGTCGGAGTCGGAATCAGAGTTTTCATCGTCCTACAATTATGAAAGCATAAAAGGAGGGGTCAAGTCACCCATTAGAACTGTTAAAACAAGTCATACAAAAATTATAGCAGAGAACAGaagaaacacatttcagaacACATAAATATCACACTTACATCTGTGAGTGGGTCATCTGCGTCCAAGTTTGCAGCTGGGATCTGATCGAGACGGGGCCTTTTAGAGGACGAGGACGATGACGAAGATGTGGTGTGCTCTACAACAAGGCCAAAAGTAACAACTTTCTTGGTTACTTAGCTACaacatccaaacaaacaaacaaaggcactTTTAAGCTCACTAGTGACAAGTGACTAGTGAAAACACTTACCCCTGGGTCCCCTCTCCCTAGTCTTGTCCCTCACAGCAACTCGCTCACGCTCCTCCAGCTCACGGCGGAAGTCACGGGCACGCACCTCCTCGGGAGCATCCTGGGTGGGTTGCCTGATGAAACAATGACCAGAAAAAATGGAAAATCTAAAATATACCTTAAacctataaaatacaataaccTATGAAAACATTACCACGCACCACCCCAGTGCTTTTGCCGCACCACACAGGCTATTTTGTTACTCTCCCATATGAAAATTCACTGACATGAAGATATTCATCTACAAATCCCACCACTTTAGAAAGTGTGCTGCAACCTCTTGACTCACCTGTACTTGATTTTAGTGTGCCCCGGTAGGTCTCGGCTGGAATACTGTTTTGATAATGCACTCAGGTCGCCTTCTCCTTTGCCTCGCCCTCCTCGAGCGGGTTCGAACGTTGGCCTAGCCGCGGTAGTCATCTTTACGTATactgaacaaacaaaaaaggtaCCGAACAGATCACTCAATGATGAGACTCATAATGAAATAATTTAAAAATCACAGTCTCCATTAATTTGGGGGATTGAACTGAACCTCTCTAACCGACTTGCAAACAGGCTGTGAAACAACTAGCCAAGTTCCTAAATACAAGATAGCCGGAAAAAAGGGCTAAATAGCCTGATATATCATAACAATAGGGAGTGCACAATACATGCAGTCACATATACACGACCGTTTTTCGTCTCAACTCACTTTGCTATCTTGGTATGTTACCACAACAGAGGTTTGCATTACGAACtgatgttagctagctagctgtcgACAACTTAACTCATCACAAGTCGCGTGAAAATATTCGACTTTGAAGAATATCAGACGCGGAAATAATTCATCACTTGCATCATATAAATACACCAGTACTCTTACTCTACGTACATTATAGACAAAGTAAGGAAATTGTGTTAAATCATTCCAATTCTCACCTCCAATCCACTAACACAGATTCAAACAAGCGACCATGGCAAGTATGTTGTTCAGGGTCCTACACAAGCGATAGTAATAGTCGCCTAATCATTCTCTCAACTCATTGGATGAGACGGAGAGCGATGAACTCAAAGCGGTGGATTTAGGTGTCCAATGTAGCCGGATTCATTTTCCTGGCTCTTACCGATTTTAAAGAAGACTGCCTGTATCAACCACACTGTAACTCTACCAATAACCACACTATTACCATTCAGCTCTAAATCTATGCAAACTCAAAATGAGTCCttaacccgtgtgtgtgtgtgtgatatgagtaCAAACAGCAATCCACAAATAATCGGATCAATCAATAATTTAGTCGATCAATTTGCCGACCTATTCTTATCTCTGCCTAGGAAAAAAGACAAGTCGGACAAGGTAGGAAGATGTGAAGCGATGAATCTTCCCTGAAATTACGTGCAATTGATCATAAGATCCCATAAACGGGATGCCCATGTTTACTTACTTAGTTCTTTACAACCAAACTATCAACTGTAATAATCTTTATTCATCCAATGAGAAGGGAGTAAAAGGAAGGGGGCG from Clupea harengus chromosome 10, Ch_v2.0.2, whole genome shotgun sequence harbors:
- the cwc15 gene encoding protein CWC15 homolog — translated: MTTAARPTFEPARGGRGKGEGDLSALSKQYSSRDLPGHTKIKYRQPTQDAPEEVRARDFRRELEERERVAVRDKTRERGPREHTTSSSSSSSSKRPRLDQIPAANLDADDPLTDDDENSDSDSDSDDDTAALLAELDKIKKERAEEQERKEREQKAEEERIRMENILSGNPLLNLAGQQQAAQTQASFQVKRRWDDDVVFKNCAKGVDEARKEKRFINDTLRSEFHKKFMEKYVK